The Methanocella arvoryzae MRE50 genome includes a region encoding these proteins:
- a CDS encoding ABC transporter ATP-binding protein, which translates to MNSVADAVVDIAGVRKSYMMGKNELEVLKGVNATIRRGEFVSIMGPSGSGKSTLMNLIGLLDRPTSGEISINGHPISKLNDVELSSLRGREIGFIFQSFNLVSRLSALKNVELPMIFQETAKHKRTEIAKKYLEEVGLSDRMTHRPNELSGGQRQRVAIARALVNDPAILLADEPTGNLDTKTGEEIMQLFLDLNKNGRTIVMVTHEPDLAEYGDRIIRIRDGVIVGDDRK; encoded by the coding sequence ATGAATTCAGTCGCCGACGCCGTCGTCGATATCGCCGGCGTCCGCAAGTCCTACATGATGGGCAAGAACGAGCTTGAGGTGCTCAAGGGCGTCAACGCGACCATAAGACGCGGCGAGTTCGTCAGCATCATGGGCCCTTCAGGCTCCGGCAAGTCGACCCTCATGAACCTGATCGGACTTCTCGACCGGCCCACGTCGGGCGAGATCTCCATCAACGGACACCCGATCAGCAAGCTCAACGACGTGGAGCTGTCGTCACTTCGCGGCAGGGAGATCGGCTTCATCTTCCAGTCGTTCAACCTGGTTTCCCGGCTGAGCGCGCTGAAAAACGTGGAGCTGCCCATGATCTTCCAGGAGACCGCCAAGCATAAGCGCACCGAGATCGCGAAGAAGTACCTCGAAGAGGTCGGCCTCTCCGATCGCATGACCCACCGGCCCAACGAACTGTCGGGCGGCCAGAGGCAGAGAGTCGCCATCGCCCGGGCGCTGGTCAATGACCCCGCGATCCTGCTGGCAGACGAGCCCACCGGCAACCTCGACACAAAGACGGGCGAGGAGATCATGCAGCTGTTCCTGGACCTGAACAAAAATGGCAGGACCATCGTCATGGTCACCCACGAGCCCGATCTCGCCGAGTACGGCGACCGGATCATCCGTATCCGTGACGGGGTCATCGTAGGCGATGACAGAAAGTAA
- a CDS encoding sensor histidine kinase produces MPGPKSNLIDLEILDGMPDGIALVRVDGSIIHMNAALRHMCGVPDEPGEPLKLESLAVPDNIAQWRRFFTHAAEDGGPMSFDATISRASDKFTFYAEVSFHRKSLHGEPVIVATIRNMSRHRKIEEALRLEESRLEALLRLNQMTGEPINRICDFALEEAVRLTGSRIGYLAFYDEEQEKLTMHAWSAQGVKECRISNRTIEYPIKNTGLWGEAVRQRRPVITNDYNAPSPYKKGLPPGHVRLERHMNVPIMDDGRIVVVAGVGNKPEPYDIRDVRELVLLMEGMWRLLQRKQSEDQLKMSLAEKEVLLKEIHHRVKNNLQIVSSLISLQSEVATPENMTAAFKESQDRIRSMAMIHERLYRARDLAKVDFGEYLRNLTSYLKSSYQPRTAEVQIDVQNIMLDIDRAIPCGLIVNELVSNAFKYAFPDGRRGTLEISMRKDENGILLVVADDGPGLPPGIDVSNTPTLGLQLVHALVGQLDGELALHREKGARFEIRFK; encoded by the coding sequence GTGCCCGGCCCCAAAAGTAATCTGATAGATCTGGAGATACTGGATGGTATGCCTGATGGCATAGCCCTCGTCCGTGTCGACGGATCGATCATACACATGAACGCAGCCCTCAGGCATATGTGCGGAGTCCCGGACGAGCCTGGCGAGCCGTTGAAGCTGGAGAGCCTGGCAGTGCCCGATAATATAGCCCAGTGGAGGCGTTTTTTCACGCACGCGGCAGAGGATGGCGGGCCGATGAGCTTCGACGCCACCATTTCCAGGGCTTCAGATAAGTTCACGTTCTACGCGGAAGTCTCGTTTCACCGGAAGAGCCTGCACGGCGAGCCCGTCATCGTCGCGACCATCAGGAACATGAGCCGGCACCGAAAGATCGAGGAGGCGCTGAGGCTGGAGGAATCCAGGCTGGAAGCTCTCCTCAGGCTCAACCAGATGACCGGCGAGCCGATCAACCGGATCTGCGACTTCGCGCTCGAGGAGGCGGTCCGGCTCACCGGCAGCAGGATCGGCTACCTGGCCTTCTACGACGAAGAGCAGGAAAAGCTGACCATGCACGCGTGGTCGGCGCAGGGCGTGAAAGAGTGCAGGATCTCTAACCGGACAATCGAGTACCCGATAAAAAACACGGGCCTCTGGGGAGAGGCGGTCCGGCAGCGCAGGCCGGTGATCACCAACGACTACAATGCTCCGAGCCCATATAAGAAAGGCCTGCCCCCGGGGCATGTCCGGTTAGAGAGGCACATGAACGTCCCTATCATGGACGACGGCCGGATCGTGGTCGTCGCCGGAGTGGGCAACAAGCCCGAGCCATACGACATACGGGACGTCAGGGAACTGGTGCTGCTCATGGAGGGCATGTGGAGGCTGCTGCAGCGCAAGCAGTCGGAAGATCAGCTGAAGATGTCCCTGGCGGAGAAAGAGGTGCTCTTAAAAGAAATTCACCACAGGGTGAAGAACAACCTCCAGATCGTCTCCAGCCTCATCAGCCTCCAGTCCGAGGTCGCCACCCCGGAGAACATGACCGCCGCGTTCAAGGAAAGCCAGGACCGGATCCGGTCGATGGCGATGATCCACGAAAGGCTGTACAGGGCCAGAGACCTCGCCAAGGTGGACTTCGGGGAGTACCTGCGGAATCTGACCAGCTACCTGAAGTCGTCGTACCAGCCCCGGACGGCCGAAGTGCAGATCGATGTGCAGAACATCATGCTGGACATCGACCGCGCCATACCCTGCGGCCTCATCGTCAACGAGCTGGTCAGCAACGCGTTCAAGTACGCTTTCCCGGACGGCAGGCGGGGAACCCTGGAGATCAGCATGCGGAAGGATGAAAACGGAATTCTCCTCGTCGTCGCGGACGACGGCCCCGGGCTGCCGCCGGGGATAGACGTGAGTAATACGCCCACTCTGGGCCTTCAGCTGGTCCACGCCCTGGTCGGGCAGCTCGACGGGGAGCTGGCGCTGCACAGGGAAAAAGGCGCCCGGTTCGAGATCCGGTTCAAATAG
- a CDS encoding class I SAM-dependent methyltransferase: MTLKEDAGGCAPDAVIAALPDGYDVIGDAAILALPQEARAYGEAIATGILARRSHVKKVLNKVSMVEGDRRVARYEVLAGEGTVTVHREHGFFYRLDLRETFFNPRLGEERQRVASQVTGRERVLMPFAGVGPFAIPAAARGATVTAIEKNPAACHLLMENARINKVRDRIAIINGDAFDLGRMLKAVYDRAIVPTPYGMDSILETLLPVVKEGGLIHFYTFRKKAQIPGLIEEYRKLGLETVLYRRCGNVAPGVSRWSFDLLKIR; this comes from the coding sequence GTGACCCTGAAGGAAGACGCGGGCGGCTGCGCCCCGGACGCCGTCATCGCCGCCCTGCCCGACGGCTACGACGTGATCGGCGACGCCGCCATCCTGGCCTTGCCACAAGAAGCCAGAGCTTACGGAGAGGCGATCGCCACGGGCATCCTCGCCCGCCGCTCCCACGTGAAAAAGGTATTGAATAAGGTCTCGATGGTCGAAGGCGACCGCCGGGTAGCCCGGTACGAGGTGCTCGCCGGCGAAGGCACCGTGACAGTCCACAGGGAACACGGCTTCTTTTACCGGCTCGACCTCCGGGAGACATTTTTCAACCCCCGGCTCGGGGAAGAGCGACAACGGGTCGCCTCGCAGGTGACCGGCCGGGAAAGGGTGCTGATGCCCTTCGCAGGAGTCGGCCCCTTCGCGATCCCCGCCGCAGCCAGGGGCGCCACGGTTACAGCGATAGAAAAGAACCCCGCTGCCTGCCATCTCCTCATGGAAAATGCAAGGATCAACAAGGTCCGGGACAGGATAGCGATCATCAACGGAGACGCGTTCGATCTGGGACGAATGCTCAAAGCCGTTTATGACCGGGCTATCGTGCCCACGCCCTACGGGATGGACAGCATACTGGAGACATTGCTCCCGGTAGTAAAAGAAGGCGGGCTGATCCATTTTTACACTTTCAGAAAAAAGGCGCAGATACCGGGCCTGATCGAAGAGTACCGGAAGCTCGGCCTCGAAACGGTCCTGTACAGGCGGTGCGGCAACGTCGCCCCCGGAGTCAGCCGGTGGTCGTTCGACCTGCTGAAGATTAGGTAA
- a CDS encoding DUF4332 domain-containing protein, whose amino-acid sequence MAGQYHLDTGQYSLDKFRRLIESQELSPGRRILKEKLQERFSVLESLGISNLGMLIDRLKTADRLKKFAAESGLPVDYLTVLSRHARSLTPMPLSLKDIPGVDPAYVNGLAALGVKNAKQLFERSVTPADRAALSSQANVPGKVLLELVRMSDIARVGYVGPIFARLMYEAGVDSLKTLAANQPEDLYARLVAVNSRLKLTKGSFTVRDVAYCVEAAKEHTQIIEY is encoded by the coding sequence ATGGCCGGCCAATACCACCTGGATACGGGGCAGTACAGCCTTGATAAATTCCGGCGACTGATCGAGTCGCAGGAGCTATCGCCGGGCAGGCGTATCCTGAAAGAGAAGCTTCAGGAGCGTTTCTCTGTGCTGGAGTCCCTGGGCATCTCTAATCTCGGGATGCTGATCGACAGGCTGAAAACTGCAGATCGGTTGAAGAAATTTGCCGCAGAGTCAGGATTACCCGTCGACTACCTTACCGTCCTCTCCCGCCACGCCCGGAGCCTGACTCCGATGCCACTGTCGCTGAAGGACATCCCGGGCGTTGATCCGGCTTACGTCAACGGGCTGGCCGCGCTCGGAGTTAAAAATGCGAAACAGCTCTTCGAGAGGTCGGTGACTCCTGCCGATCGGGCCGCGCTCTCCTCGCAGGCGAACGTGCCTGGGAAAGTGCTGTTAGAGCTCGTCCGCATGTCCGACATCGCACGCGTGGGCTACGTAGGCCCGATCTTCGCCCGCCTGATGTACGAGGCCGGCGTCGACAGCCTGAAAACGCTGGCCGCAAATCAGCCCGAAGACCTCTATGCGAGGCTGGTAGCGGTGAACAGCCGACTAAAGCTGACAAAAGGGTCTTTCACGGTCCGGGACGTCGCCTACTGCGTCGAGGCCGCGAAAGAACATACACAAATCATTGAATATTGA
- a CDS encoding PadR family transcriptional regulator — protein MQEDIDKWLKELKKGSTKLSILSLLRSGDKYGYELIHELEVRSGGIIIIKESNAYPALHTMEGDGLVESYWKETGEGIPPRKYYRITPRGREFLEGMIREWKRYVKAMDDIWGDGSGNK, from the coding sequence ATGCAGGAAGATATCGACAAGTGGCTGAAAGAGCTCAAAAAGGGTAGCACCAAGCTCTCCATATTATCCTTGCTCCGGTCTGGCGATAAGTACGGCTACGAGCTGATACATGAGCTGGAGGTGCGCAGTGGAGGCATAATCATTATCAAGGAGAGCAACGCCTATCCTGCCCTGCACACCATGGAGGGCGACGGGCTCGTGGAAAGCTACTGGAAGGAGACGGGGGAAGGCATACCACCCCGCAAATACTACCGGATCACGCCCCGGGGAAGAGAGTTCCTCGAGGGGATGATCAGGGAGTGGAAACGGTATGTGAAAGCGATGGACGATATCTGGGGGGACGGGAGTGGAAATAAGTAA
- a CDS encoding RDD family protein — translation MEISKDAKARLDNRVARIVGDIDIYETDKQEIVRELTSHFYDASMMRAQSRGSRTIEKDDVEAVLADSEDPKEIATAYMKTYVDSLGRAGIVSRSVAFLIDLILALVATVIAVALLSLPLLPFFPGAILVETLANGELNLTFASDLAAMVFTIVWGLGSLVTMIFYFVVLEGRFGYTPGKWLLRLRVLKDDGTRIGYVDSLLRNMPKLLGSFSVLALDALLMVLLFRKDRQRGFDKIARTIVVHKHKKEEKA, via the coding sequence GTGGAAATAAGTAAGGATGCAAAGGCGAGGCTCGACAACCGTGTGGCCCGCATAGTCGGGGACATCGACATCTATGAGACAGATAAACAGGAGATCGTTCGCGAGCTGACGTCCCACTTCTACGACGCGTCCATGATGCGTGCCCAGTCCAGAGGATCGAGGACGATCGAGAAGGACGACGTGGAGGCAGTGCTGGCCGACTCGGAAGATCCGAAGGAGATCGCCACGGCCTACATGAAGACCTACGTGGACTCGCTGGGCCGGGCAGGCATAGTCAGCCGATCAGTAGCGTTCCTCATCGATCTGATCCTGGCGCTGGTGGCGACCGTTATCGCGGTCGCGCTCCTGAGCCTGCCGCTGCTGCCGTTCTTCCCTGGCGCTATCCTGGTCGAGACTCTCGCCAACGGCGAGCTGAACCTGACCTTCGCCAGCGATCTGGCCGCCATGGTCTTCACGATAGTCTGGGGCCTCGGCTCCCTCGTGACCATGATCTTCTACTTCGTGGTGCTGGAGGGCCGGTTCGGGTACACGCCCGGCAAGTGGCTGCTCAGGCTGAGGGTGCTGAAGGACGACGGCACCCGGATCGGCTACGTCGATTCCCTGCTAAGAAACATGCCGAAGCTGCTGGGCAGCTTCTCGGTCCTCGCGCTGGACGCGCTGCTGATGGTCCTCCTGTTCAGGAAAGACCGCCAGCGCGGCTTCGACAAGATCGCCCGGACTATCGTAGTCCACAAGCACAAGAAGGAGGAAAAAGCATGA
- a CDS encoding ATP-binding protein, producing MLSEQAIKEIARLQEKNFRSQAAGVGRDLLNRINTDVPHAIIISGIRRCGKSTLLKQLMQRAGECNFFNFDDSRADGFDLGDFEKLDTVFREIHGELGCYYFDEVQLVPGWERYVRGELDLGKKFVITGSNASMLSRELGTRLTGRHLTYELFPFSYSEALRAKDQSPSLSSFSEYVERGGFPEYVRIGTQDILQQLFKDIIARDVVVRYGLRNAAMVQSLASYLLSNVGSEFSYSKLAKTFGVTTKSITEYVSYFEASYMLFTVPMFSCSYRKTLVNPKKVYGIDPGFIKANTVSFTNNNGSLLENIVYLHLRRSHPSGSIFYYKGKRECDFIVVEKNRPVQAIQVCHKLTKDNLQREIGGVTEAMDELKIGKGLIITMDETDKFDGVNVLPAWKWLTSGPEEQE from the coding sequence ATGCTTTCCGAGCAGGCGATAAAAGAGATAGCCAGACTGCAGGAGAAAAATTTTCGAAGTCAGGCGGCCGGCGTCGGGAGAGATCTGCTCAACCGCATCAATACGGATGTTCCACACGCCATCATCATATCGGGCATCCGAAGATGCGGTAAAAGCACGCTGCTCAAGCAGCTGATGCAAAGGGCAGGCGAGTGTAACTTTTTTAATTTCGACGACAGCAGGGCAGATGGTTTTGATCTGGGCGATTTTGAGAAGCTGGATACCGTGTTCCGGGAGATCCATGGCGAGCTGGGCTGCTACTACTTCGATGAGGTCCAGTTAGTCCCCGGGTGGGAGCGATATGTCCGGGGAGAGCTGGACCTGGGCAAGAAATTCGTGATCACAGGCTCGAACGCCTCCATGTTAAGCAGGGAGCTCGGAACCCGGCTTACCGGCAGGCACCTGACTTATGAGCTTTTCCCGTTCTCGTATTCGGAGGCGCTGAGAGCGAAAGACCAGTCTCCTTCGCTCTCCTCCTTCAGCGAATACGTTGAAAGAGGCGGGTTCCCGGAATACGTCAGGATAGGTACTCAGGATATCCTGCAACAGCTCTTTAAAGACATCATCGCGAGGGATGTCGTGGTCAGGTATGGCCTGAGAAATGCAGCCATGGTGCAGAGCCTGGCATCATATCTCCTGTCTAACGTGGGATCGGAGTTCTCGTACTCGAAACTGGCGAAGACGTTCGGCGTCACGACCAAGAGCATAACGGAGTACGTGTCATACTTCGAAGCTAGCTACATGCTTTTCACAGTGCCGATGTTTTCCTGCTCGTACAGGAAGACGCTGGTGAACCCCAAGAAGGTCTATGGCATCGATCCGGGCTTTATCAAAGCCAACACAGTGTCGTTCACGAACAATAACGGCAGCCTGCTCGAAAACATCGTGTACCTGCACCTCAGGAGATCGCACCCGAGCGGCTCGATATTCTATTATAAGGGCAAGCGTGAGTGCGATTTCATCGTAGTAGAGAAGAACAGGCCGGTGCAGGCTATACAGGTCTGCCACAAGCTGACTAAAGACAACCTGCAGAGAGAGATCGGTGGAGTAACAGAGGCCATGGACGAGCTCAAGATCGGGAAAGGGCTCATTATCACCATGGACGAGACGGATAAGTTCGATGGAGTGAATGTCCTTCCTGCATGGAAATGGTTAACCTCCGGGCCGGAAGAACAGGAGTGA
- a CDS encoding TIGR03557 family F420-dependent LLM class oxidoreductase codes for MVMLGWKAGPEQYDPVELLSQAVAAEKAGFESINMSDHFHPWDESGQACYTWSWLGAAAARLNGIEIGTGVTCPILRYNPSIIAQAAATVERLNKGRVYLGVGTGEALNEYPVTGLWPDYRMRQDMLRESIELTRALWTGDTVTFDGEYYTTKKAKLYTAPERHIPIYVSSIVPESAFFAGYYGDGLITGANPPEIMRQILKNFEEGARESGKDPAQLPKQVEFFVAWTDDEDAAIDIFRQYWAGTMVHAMYTQNLYTPTMSATNGAIAGRDTIRGHMCISTDPDEHARYAQRFIDAGFDRLCFHDVSLDQYEFINAYGREVLPRIRERNRQRAEAVA; via the coding sequence ATGGTGATGCTGGGATGGAAGGCAGGCCCTGAGCAGTACGATCCGGTCGAGCTGCTCAGCCAGGCGGTAGCCGCGGAGAAGGCGGGTTTTGAGAGCATAAACATGTCCGATCACTTTCACCCGTGGGACGAATCCGGCCAGGCGTGCTATACCTGGTCGTGGCTTGGTGCAGCCGCGGCGAGGCTGAACGGCATCGAGATCGGCACCGGCGTCACATGTCCCATTCTCCGTTATAACCCTTCGATCATCGCGCAGGCGGCCGCAACCGTCGAGCGGCTGAACAAGGGCCGCGTGTACCTGGGAGTCGGCACCGGGGAGGCGCTGAACGAGTATCCTGTCACAGGCCTGTGGCCAGACTACCGGATGCGGCAGGACATGCTGCGGGAGTCCATCGAGCTCACAAGGGCTCTGTGGACCGGCGACACGGTCACCTTCGACGGGGAGTACTACACGACGAAGAAGGCGAAGCTGTACACCGCCCCGGAGCGGCATATCCCGATCTACGTGTCCTCGATCGTGCCAGAGAGCGCCTTCTTTGCCGGATACTACGGCGACGGCCTGATCACCGGGGCAAACCCGCCGGAGATCATGCGCCAGATCCTGAAGAACTTCGAGGAAGGCGCCCGGGAGTCGGGCAAAGACCCGGCACAGCTGCCGAAGCAGGTGGAGTTCTTCGTGGCCTGGACGGACGACGAGGATGCGGCGATCGACATCTTCAGGCAGTACTGGGCCGGCACCATGGTCCACGCCATGTACACCCAGAACCTGTACACGCCCACAATGTCGGCCACCAACGGCGCCATCGCCGGCCGGGACACCATCCGGGGCCACATGTGCATCTCTACTGATCCAGATGAGCATGCCCGGTACGCCCAGCGCTTCATCGACGCAGGCTTCGACCGGCTCTGCTTCCACGACGTCAGCCTCGACCAGTATGAGTTCATCAACGCCTATGGACGGGAAGTGCTGCCCCGGATTCGAGAGCGAAACCGTCAGAGGGCCGAGGCAGTAGCGTAG
- a CDS encoding L-cysteine desulfidase family protein, translating to MDKRILLRALESEIERTTGCTDPGAVCLAVRAAAIELGVDPEKIVVTVSPNIYKNGINVGVPGTGMRGLHIAAGLGAVIKSTSSGLALLDAVDPADVERAVQLVNNGRVTITHAETTSALYIKAEVFSGAHYAHAVIRDDYTSIVEVGLDGKKVSSPRGMPVKTKHESLKGYTLEELFTSIDTMTVEELTFLRDAAEVNRKAAEAGLESGPCPLGKALYSGLAGAGVRHMAAARAQALTAAACEARMSGMQVPIIAIAGSGNHGIASFLGILAVAETLASPEEKLLKALAISSTVTVAIKEHSTKLSAFCGCAVAASTGVAAGTVYLLGGSYEEITHAMQSVIGTLAGMVCDGAKESCAFKLSSSVALAIQFGHLSLEDAYIKEGMGIVSQSIEKTFENLGRLNNPGMVTADKLMLQMISGH from the coding sequence ATGGATAAACGGATACTGTTGAGAGCGCTGGAAAGCGAGATCGAGCGGACGACCGGCTGCACTGATCCGGGGGCTGTATGTCTCGCCGTCCGGGCCGCTGCCATTGAGCTCGGAGTCGATCCGGAAAAGATAGTCGTCACCGTCAGCCCGAATATCTACAAAAACGGGATCAACGTCGGTGTGCCTGGCACGGGCATGAGAGGCCTACATATAGCAGCCGGACTGGGGGCAGTTATAAAAAGCACGAGCTCCGGTCTGGCGCTGCTGGACGCGGTCGACCCGGCGGACGTCGAGCGTGCAGTGCAGCTTGTCAACAACGGCAGAGTGACTATTACTCACGCCGAGACTACGAGCGCTCTTTACATCAAGGCCGAAGTGTTCTCAGGAGCACATTATGCCCACGCGGTCATCAGGGACGACTATACCAGCATAGTGGAAGTCGGCCTCGACGGAAAAAAGGTATCGTCTCCACGCGGTATGCCAGTAAAAACGAAGCACGAATCGCTGAAAGGCTACACGCTGGAAGAGCTGTTCACGTCCATCGATACTATGACGGTAGAGGAGCTGACCTTTCTCCGGGATGCAGCGGAGGTGAACCGCAAAGCTGCCGAGGCGGGGCTGGAAAGCGGGCCCTGCCCGCTGGGCAAGGCGCTATACTCTGGCCTGGCCGGGGCTGGCGTCAGGCACATGGCCGCCGCCAGGGCGCAGGCGCTGACCGCGGCGGCGTGCGAGGCAAGGATGTCCGGCATGCAGGTGCCCATCATCGCGATTGCAGGCAGCGGCAACCACGGGATTGCCAGCTTCCTTGGGATACTGGCGGTGGCCGAAACCCTGGCCAGCCCGGAAGAGAAGCTACTCAAAGCGCTGGCCATCAGCTCGACGGTGACCGTTGCGATCAAAGAGCACTCGACGAAGCTTTCGGCGTTCTGCGGCTGTGCCGTCGCAGCTTCGACAGGCGTGGCCGCCGGTACCGTCTACCTGCTCGGGGGCAGCTACGAGGAGATTACCCACGCCATGCAGTCCGTCATCGGCACCCTCGCCGGCATGGTCTGCGACGGCGCCAAGGAATCCTGCGCCTTCAAGCTCAGCTCGTCCGTAGCGTTAGCCATCCAGTTCGGCCACCTATCGCTGGAAGACGCCTATATCAAGGAAGGCATGGGCATCGTCAGCCAGAGCATTGAGAAGACATTCGAGAACCTCGGCCGGCTCAACAACCCCGGCATGGTCACCGCAGATAAGCTCATGCTCCAGATGATCTCTGGCCATTAA
- a CDS encoding PAS domain-containing sensor histidine kinase translates to MDNNGSTDLQKGLGDSALLSGLDISLILGSIDDYVLYHGPDMKILWVNRAVELSESRTAGPVIGEYCWKVWHQKNTPCHGCPAIEALQTGEMRKALVMTSDGKEWLIQGYPVKGPNGAVSGVVTINRDLTEYIRSDEELLKAKLQAELYLDLMGHDINNMHQIALGYMELARCRYTGPDPGRNEFLDKSIEVLQRSSQLIQNVRKLQKLHKGELRTAAVDVPAVLAGVQGEFEAATGRRITLNLNGHQHCYARANELLHDVFANLVGNAVKYAGERAEIIVDMDVIEENGKRCCRVIVEDNGPGIPDEAKDAVFYRIGKSTSHGMGLGLYIVKSLVEGYGGKVSVGDRVIGDHTRGARFVVMLPAAVNES, encoded by the coding sequence ATGGACAATAATGGTAGCACTGATCTCCAGAAAGGGTTGGGCGATTCGGCCCTGCTGTCAGGCCTGGATATATCCCTGATCCTTGGCAGCATCGACGATTACGTCCTCTATCACGGCCCGGACATGAAGATTCTCTGGGTTAACCGGGCGGTAGAGCTTTCGGAGAGCCGGACCGCGGGACCCGTGATAGGCGAATACTGCTGGAAGGTCTGGCACCAGAAAAATACTCCATGCCATGGCTGCCCTGCCATCGAGGCCCTCCAGACGGGAGAGATGCGCAAGGCACTGGTCATGACTTCAGACGGGAAAGAGTGGCTGATCCAGGGCTATCCGGTCAAGGGCCCGAACGGGGCTGTGAGCGGGGTGGTGACGATCAACCGGGACCTCACTGAGTACATTAGATCAGATGAAGAACTTCTCAAAGCCAAGCTTCAGGCCGAGCTCTACCTTGACCTGATGGGCCACGACATCAACAACATGCATCAGATCGCCCTCGGCTACATGGAGCTGGCCCGCTGTCGGTATACCGGCCCCGATCCCGGGCGGAACGAATTCCTCGACAAGTCCATAGAGGTACTGCAGCGCAGCTCCCAGCTCATCCAGAACGTGCGGAAACTGCAAAAACTCCACAAGGGCGAGCTCCGGACCGCCGCCGTGGACGTCCCGGCGGTCCTCGCAGGAGTACAGGGCGAATTTGAAGCCGCCACCGGCCGGAGGATCACTCTCAACCTCAACGGCCACCAGCACTGCTACGCCCGGGCCAACGAGCTGCTCCACGACGTCTTCGCCAACCTTGTCGGCAACGCGGTCAAGTATGCCGGCGAACGCGCCGAGATCATCGTCGACATGGACGTAATAGAAGAGAACGGAAAGCGGTGTTGCCGGGTGATCGTCGAGGACAACGGGCCGGGCATACCTGACGAAGCCAAGGACGCGGTCTTCTACCGGATTGGCAAGAGCACATCCCACGGTATGGGCCTGGGCTTATACATAGTAAAATCGCTGGTTGAGGGCTATGGCGGCAAGGTATCGGTCGGGGACCGGGTGATAGGGGATCACACCAGAGGCGCCAGATTCGTGGTCATGCTGCCGGCCGCCGTGAACGAGTCCTGA